In bacterium, one genomic interval encodes:
- a CDS encoding TldD/PmbA family protein, with protein MKDMLLLALDAALGAGADWADLRIIHTRRQVVRTRNGELAGLTDSEDLGFGIRVLAGGAWGFASSNRLEPAELKAKAVEAVRIARASAGLNKERVRLAPEPAWRDFWQTPLQIDPFTVDLSEKLRILHACDRILRADPRIKEAAGSMSFLREHQHYANSEGALIEQRLVRSGAGYTATAVQEGEAQERSYPMSHGGQYMGLGWELILALDLPGHAERVREEAIALLTAPVCPAGRLDLILLPQQMVLQIHESVGHASELDRVLGYEANYAGTSFATVDKLGHFRYGSPLVNLVADGTVPGGLATQGYDDDGVRQQRWPIVQEGILTGYMTNRELAHRVEEPASRGCNRAEGWFHLPITRINNLSLMPGAGTLEELIGGVEDGVMMDANKCWSIDQQRLNFQFGCEIGWRIRRGKLAGIVKNPTYQGITPEFWGACDGICGPEEWKLVGVANCGKGQPGQTAEMSHGSSPTRFRGIQVGV; from the coding sequence ATGAAGGACATGTTGCTCCTGGCGCTGGACGCCGCCCTGGGCGCCGGCGCGGACTGGGCGGACCTGCGCATCATCCACACCCGCCGACAGGTGGTGCGGACCCGCAACGGGGAGCTGGCCGGCCTGACCGACAGCGAGGATCTGGGCTTCGGCATCCGCGTGCTGGCCGGCGGCGCCTGGGGTTTCGCCTCCTCCAACCGGCTCGAGCCGGCCGAACTGAAGGCCAAGGCGGTGGAGGCCGTGCGCATCGCCCGCGCCAGCGCCGGCCTGAACAAGGAGCGCGTGCGGCTGGCGCCCGAACCCGCCTGGCGGGATTTCTGGCAGACCCCGCTGCAGATCGATCCCTTCACCGTGGACCTGAGCGAGAAACTGCGCATCCTCCACGCCTGCGACCGCATCCTGCGGGCCGATCCCCGCATCAAGGAGGCGGCGGGCAGCATGAGCTTCCTGCGCGAGCACCAGCACTACGCCAACAGCGAGGGCGCCCTCATCGAGCAGCGCCTGGTCCGCAGCGGCGCCGGCTACACGGCGACGGCCGTGCAGGAAGGCGAAGCCCAGGAGCGGAGCTATCCCATGAGCCACGGCGGCCAGTACATGGGACTGGGCTGGGAGCTGATCCTGGCCCTCGACCTGCCCGGCCACGCCGAGCGGGTGCGCGAGGAGGCCATCGCCCTGCTCACGGCGCCGGTCTGTCCCGCCGGCCGGCTGGACCTCATCCTGCTGCCGCAGCAGATGGTCCTCCAGATCCACGAGAGCGTGGGCCACGCCAGCGAGCTGGACCGCGTCCTGGGCTACGAGGCCAACTACGCCGGCACCAGCTTCGCCACGGTCGACAAGCTGGGCCACTTCCGCTACGGGAGCCCGCTGGTCAACCTGGTGGCGGACGGCACCGTGCCCGGCGGGCTGGCCACCCAGGGCTACGACGACGACGGCGTGCGCCAGCAGCGCTGGCCCATCGTCCAGGAGGGCATCCTCACAGGCTACATGACCAACCGCGAGCTGGCCCACCGGGTGGAGGAGCCCGCCTCCCGCGGCTGCAACCGCGCCGAAGGCTGGTTCCACCTGCCCATCACGCGCATCAACAACCTCTCGCTCATGCCCGGCGCCGGCACCCTCGAGGAGCTGATCGGAGGCGTGGAGGACGGCGTGATGATGGACGCCAACAAGTGCTGGTCCATCGACCAGCAGCGCCTCAACTTCCAGTTCGGCTGCGAGATCGGCTGGCGCATCCGGCGGGGCAAGCTGGCCGGGATCGTGAAGAACCCCACCTATCAGGGGATCACGCCCGAGTTCTGGGGGGCCTGCGACGGCATCTGCGGCCCCGAGGAATGGAAACTGGTGGGCGTGGCCAACTGTGGCAAGGGGCAGCCCGGGCAGACGGCGGAGATGAGCCACGGCAGCAGTCCGACGCGCTTCCGCGGCATCCAGGTGGGCGTGTAG
- a CDS encoding sodium:solute symporter family protein, giving the protein MAFVDWLIVALYLCFALGAGWLLRRRGGSSTGDFFLAGRQLPWWVLGTSMVATTFAADTPLAITEMVRGHGIWRNWWWWNMALGGMLGVVFFSRLWRRAEVMTDNELIELRYGGRPAAVLRGFKAGWFATVYNFIVMGWVINGMTSVLTVLVEVDPVIATWILVAIAVLYTWLSGFWGVAVTDLLQFVLAMGGSIALAVIAVGKVGGLGELARRAAASPAAPPHLLDMVPAMESAAGPDPLASPFLTFLTFILLTWWASHNADGGGYIIQRMAACKSERDAFKATLWFNVANYALRIWPWILVALASLVLFPDLAGSEAKLGYPMVLNALLGPGLKGLLLVTFLAAFMSTIDTHLNWGSSYLVHDLYRRFIRPHAPERHYVAASRAAVLALIACAAGLSLFMTSIEKAWIFVWAMGSGIGAVLILRWFWWRINAWSELSALLASIVIAFGFEAMAWLQAAPGHYKLFATAPVLAGVTLTTAHKAVILVPATIVVWLTVTLLTPPEDLEHLRRFYRRTRPGGWWGPVKADQEGMGKRGSGVGRGLLAWAGGVSLVYGMTFGIGHLLLLRPWTGAGLLLLGGLGGWTMWRTLGGATPGDGEGPAPVGTAEDARSATGRA; this is encoded by the coding sequence ATGGCCTTTGTCGACTGGCTGATCGTCGCGCTCTATCTCTGCTTCGCCCTGGGGGCGGGCTGGCTGCTGCGCCGGCGGGGCGGCTCCTCCACGGGCGACTTCTTCCTGGCCGGCCGCCAGTTGCCTTGGTGGGTGCTGGGCACCTCCATGGTGGCCACCACCTTCGCCGCCGACACGCCGCTGGCCATCACCGAAATGGTGCGCGGCCACGGCATCTGGCGCAACTGGTGGTGGTGGAACATGGCCCTGGGCGGCATGCTGGGCGTCGTCTTCTTCAGCCGCCTGTGGCGCCGCGCCGAGGTGATGACCGACAACGAGCTGATCGAACTGCGCTACGGCGGCCGTCCTGCCGCCGTGCTGCGCGGCTTCAAGGCCGGCTGGTTCGCCACCGTCTACAACTTCATCGTGATGGGCTGGGTGATCAACGGCATGACCAGCGTGCTCACCGTGCTGGTGGAGGTCGATCCCGTCATCGCCACCTGGATCCTGGTGGCCATCGCCGTCCTCTACACCTGGTTGTCCGGCTTCTGGGGCGTGGCCGTCACCGACCTGCTCCAGTTCGTGCTGGCCATGGGCGGTTCCATCGCCCTGGCCGTCATCGCCGTGGGCAAGGTGGGCGGACTGGGCGAGCTGGCCCGCCGGGCGGCCGCCTCCCCCGCCGCGCCGCCCCATCTGCTGGACATGGTTCCGGCCATGGAGAGCGCCGCCGGGCCGGATCCGCTGGCCAGCCCCTTCCTCACCTTCCTCACCTTCATCCTGCTGACCTGGTGGGCCAGCCACAACGCCGACGGCGGCGGCTACATCATCCAACGCATGGCGGCCTGCAAGAGCGAGCGGGACGCCTTCAAAGCCACCCTCTGGTTCAACGTGGCCAACTACGCGCTGCGCATCTGGCCCTGGATCCTCGTCGCCCTGGCCAGCCTCGTGCTCTTCCCCGACCTGGCGGGCAGCGAGGCCAAGCTGGGCTATCCCATGGTGCTCAACGCCTTGCTGGGGCCCGGACTGAAGGGCCTGCTCCTCGTCACCTTCCTGGCCGCCTTCATGAGCACGATCGACACCCACCTCAATTGGGGCTCCAGCTACCTCGTGCACGACCTCTACCGCCGCTTCATCCGGCCCCATGCGCCGGAGCGGCACTACGTGGCGGCCAGCCGCGCCGCCGTGCTGGCCCTCATCGCCTGCGCGGCCGGCCTCTCCCTTTTCATGACCAGCATCGAGAAGGCCTGGATCTTTGTCTGGGCGATGGGTTCGGGGATCGGGGCCGTGCTCATCCTGCGCTGGTTCTGGTGGCGCATCAACGCCTGGAGCGAGCTGTCCGCCCTGCTGGCCTCCATCGTCATCGCCTTCGGCTTCGAGGCGATGGCCTGGCTGCAGGCGGCGCCGGGCCACTACAAGCTCTTCGCCACTGCGCCCGTGCTGGCCGGCGTGACCCTCACCACCGCCCACAAGGCCGTCATCCTGGTGCCGGCCACCATCGTCGTCTGGCTGACGGTCACCCTCCTCACGCCGCCGGAGGACCTGGAGCACCTGCGGCGCTTCTATCGGCGCACCAGGCCGGGCGGCTGGTGGGGGCCGGTCAAGGCGGATCAGGAGGGCATGGGCAAAAGGGGTTCGGGGGTGGGCCGTGGCCTGTTGGCCTGGGCCGGTGGCGTCTCCCTCGTCTATGGCATGACCTTCGGCATCGGCCATCTGCTCCTGTTGCGTCCCTGGACCGGGGCCGGCCTGCTGCTCCTGGGCGGGCTGGGCGGCTGGACCATGTGGCGCACGCTGGGTGGCGCGACGCCGGGGGACGGGGAGGGTCCGGCGCCGGTGGGGACGGCGGAGGACGCCCGCTCGGCGACCGGGCGGGCTTAA